The Penaeus monodon isolate SGIC_2016 chromosome 1, NSTDA_Pmon_1, whole genome shotgun sequence DNA window catatacatatatatgatatatatatatatatatatatatatatatatatatatatatatatatatataatatatatagagagagagagagagagagagagagagagagagagagagagagagagagaagagaagagaagagaagagaagagagaaagagaaagaaagacagagagagagatacactgcAGAGATTTGCTCAACCAGTTTcgaatatcttcgtcagaaatacaccaGATACATTCAAACCAGTTAAATGCACctcttgtattgcgaagatattcattctcattcatactcatTTATAGCAATGAATACGGttatagatgtagaaatatagctatatatagatacataaatattatataaatatctttttaaccATGACGATTATAAAAAACTTATgcgtgttttcattttcattatcattctcaaaatgcttattacatatatgtcattgctgaaataataacacacacacacgcacgcacgcacgcacgcacgcacgcacccacacacacacacacacacacacacacacacacacacacaaacacacacacatacacacacacacacacatatatatatatatataaacgtgtatatatatatatatatatatatatatatatatatatatatatatatatatatatatatatgtatgttgttgtgtgtgtgtgttgtgtgtgtgtgtgtgtgtgtgtgtgtgtgtgtgtgtgtgtgtgtgtatgtatatgaatataaatatgtatgtgtatatatatgcatatatatgtatatatgtatatatatatatatatatatatatatatattatatatatatatatatatatatatatatatatatatatatatatatatatatatatatatatatgcacacacacgcacacataactgtgtgcgtgtgtgtgatgagagagcGAAGCAGAGAGAGAGCCTCTAACATTTCCTGCCCCCCCCAGAGGGCTCACCCCGCCCggacgccgcctccgccgcccctCAGCCTCCCAAGATCGTCCCCGCCCACAAGTCCTCCTACTACAGCGACTCCGGCACCGGCTCCTACTCGGGCGTGGACGTGCCGTTGGTCGCGGGCGTAGAGGTGCCCTTAGTCGACGGGGTGGAGGCGCAGGCGCTGTCGCAGGACGCCCTCCTGCGTGCGGGCTCCAAGGGCGGCTCCCTCCACCAGACCCTGAGCAAGAGCCTGTCCGTGGTGATACCCATCCCGCTCTTCACCTCCGAGCAGTACCGCGTGGCTGCCTGCGGGCGTGGTGAGTGTGGGGGCGGACACTACTGCCTGGTGGGCGGCGAGCATCACCTCGACTGCTTCTCTCGTCCCGTGCAGAGGTACAGCTCGTCTGCTTCTGCTTGCGAGCGTACCAGGTCGCCGTTCATCACAGTCAGCGGTGGGTGGCGTTGGGGAGTAGAGCGTTTTCCTTTTATATGCTTGGCGGAGAGGGGGTGACGGGAACATAACAAGGGGAATGTAAACAAAAGCAAATGGTTACGtgctatttacttatttttgttttttttttgtcctctcttgTGACAGGTTTTGTTTATGATTGCCTAATGATAGCTTTCAAGCCTGTTAATTGTAAATGTTTATTCAGTGTTTGGTTTATGTCAGtctttagatatatttttggGATTATATACATGAGTAAGACATTTAcacaaaatgtacacacacacacacacacacacacacacacacacacacacacacacacacacaccacacacacacatacacatacacacacacacacacacacacacacacacacacacggagaagcaaatgaaaatatacgtgtatatatagagaggcaGACTGATTCTATTTAATAACTTCTTGATGTCCATcagaaatgaaatcataaaaaagagaagataacacACTTCGATGACTGCGAAAAGGAcgccatttttttatttgttcattcgtattttctcatcctcccctcacttctcttCAGATTGTGAAGACACGGGCGTCTTCCGCAGCAAGTCCTGGAGCTGCCATACGCACCAGGACCCGCAGCCGCAGTACCGCACTCAGAGCACCCAGACCCTCACCTGCGGCTACCCGTGCGCCGACGATGCGCAGGGTGCCCCTCAGCCTTCGACGCATCTGAAGGCCAACCACCAACCCGTCAGCTGCGAGACGCCCTTGCTGACAGGAGCCGCGTCTCAGGATCACCTCCTCGTCGCTGACTGTGGTCGGGGGAAGCTCGGAGCTCCGCAGCAGCAGGCGACTCCGAGCCCAGCTGACTTTCCGAAACAGTCCGAATCAAAGGGTTGACTTCAGAGGATTTGAAACTGTTTACGTGTCCGAGTGCGTTCGTTTTTTCCTCAATATAGTCTCGTATAGAACGACATTATTTGGAATCTTTTGTCTctgtgctaaaaaaaaagaaagaaaaaagaaaaaaaaaatattggtgttTCATAAATAGTAGACTTTAAGGCTCTGGTGCTGTGTTTAACACGTTGATTTCCCTCATTGATTGTGATAAAGAGACTTCGAGTAAGCTTACCTACGTGTAATAGACATGAAGAAACACGATACATCAAGGAtctctttttgatttttaaaagagAATTTTATTGCAAGACGaatgaatgaaaattatttttgttttgattccgTCTTTTATGGTAACTACATTCTATGGTGTTCGTAGCAAACTCTCTAGtcatatgcattattatttttctatagcTTTTTATATCAACAAATTAATTTTGTAATGGATAATGGATATTTTATAAACACTTAAATGTGTAGATACTTAACATAAAGCTAATGTTGTATGCATGATTTACGCTTAAAACACTAAGCATATATTTCTTGTTGTTGAAGACTGTGCTAATCAGGGAAACAACACGGTCATAACTCCTCAAGAGaatgttttaaatgtatataagtttatatatatatatgtgtgtgtgtgtgtgtgtgtgtgtgtgtgtgtgtgtgtgtgtgtgtgtgtgtgtgtgttgtgtgtgtgtgtgtgtgtgtgtgtgtgtgtgtgtactgtatatatgtatatagtaatataacacacataccacgtaatatacatatatatatatatatatatataatatatatatataatatatattatatatgatacacacacacacacacacacacacacacaataacaatatatatatatatatatatatatatatatatagatatatatatatatatatatatgtatatatataggttagttctgtgtcgtgtgtgtgtgtgtgtgtgtgtgtgtgtgtgtgtgtgtctgtcctccTCATTTAAGACTGTGTTGTTAGTTGGCAGCaaatttatttagattatattcCCAATCGTGAGAAATACTACAAATGTACATAATCCTAAACTTCAAAGACAGACTATCAAAGTTCCTTCACCTTGTCACAGAAATGCAAAGCGAGGAAACAAAGTGGGTGAAAAGTTCCCTAAATAACTTTTGCAGAATTTCCAAAGTATTTTCAAACCTCCCCTGAAGAGGGATTGGTAATTGtacaattttttattagtatttaatgTGAATACATTAAAATGAATAATCCTCTTCAAGAGCAACATTTTTGTACAAAACCAAACGAACAATGTaaaagtttaaataattttaattcaaAGATTTACTGAAGAGAAATAATGGTAAACCTCTCgtacaagttattattattatgtattctgTAATTTGATAACAGCATTAACAGAGATGAAAGATATAATCCTCCTGCAAGATGCaacatttttttgataaataactAAACTAacaattgaaaaatattttatttatttatgtatttatttttattttattttattttttttaaatctatgatTATCGTTTTAGGAATTCAGGTATATATTAGGTAATTCAAAGATCATTTATCTATGTTCCAAGATGTATATGATAAATGTTTGCTGTATCATGcgaattgtaatatatatatatatatatatatatatatatatatatatatatatatatatagtttcattctctctctctactattcttctctctctctctctctcattctctctttctctttatttctctttttcttcatactatactcttctctctatctctcttttctctctcttctctctctctcctcctctctctcctctctctctctctctctctcttcttctatactatattattctattactatatattctatattatatatatataatatatatatatatatatatatatatatatataattattatatatagtatatatatatatatttatgattatgtgtatgcatgatgtgtgtgtgtgttgtgttgtgtgtgtgtgtgtg harbors:
- the LOC119592163 gene encoding uncharacterized protein LOC119592163, giving the protein MPSLLQGRKVSRTNTPPKDSLANEKKEGSPRPDAASAAPQPPKIVPAHKSSYYSDSGTGSYSGVDVPLVAGVEVPLVDGVEAQALSQDALLRAGSKGGSLHQTLSKSLSVVIPIPLFTSEQYRVAACGRGECGGGHYCLVGGEHHLDCFSRPVQRYSSSASACERTRSPFITVSDCEDTGVFRSKSWSCHTHQDPQPQYRTQSTQTLTCGYPCADDAQGAPQPSTHLKANHQPVSCETPLLTGAASQDHLLVADCGRGKLGAPQQQATPSPADFPKQSESKG